The following proteins are encoded in a genomic region of Opisthocomus hoazin isolate bOpiHoa1 chromosome 4, bOpiHoa1.hap1, whole genome shotgun sequence:
- the CLDN16 gene encoding claudin-16, which produces MRFFLQYAGCFFAFFSTGFLIASTWTDCWMVNADDSLEVSTKCRGLWWECVTNVFDGIQTCDEYDSIFAEHPVKLVLTRAMMITADILAGLGFLFLVLGLDCVKFLPDEPLIKLRICLVSGVMLLIAGLPGITGSMWYAIDVYVERSSLIFHNVFLGIQYKFGWSCWLGMAGSLGCFLSGALLTCCMYLFRETSSGRLHSAYSLRKGYSSAGTIVTNVHLPSSQTATAKMYAVDTRV; this is translated from the exons ATGAGGTTTTTCCTCCAGTACGCGggctgtttttttgcttttttctccactGGGTTTTTGATAGCATCTACCTGGACAGACTGCTGGATGGTGAACGCTGATGATTCCCTGGAG GTGAGTACAAAATGCCGTGGCCTGTGGTGGGAATGTGTCACAAATGTTTTTGATGGAATTCAAACTTGTGATGAATATGACTCCATTTTTGCCGAGCATCCCG TGAAGCTGGTGCTGACCCGAGCCATGATGATCACAGCAGATATCCTGGCAGGGTTAGGATTTCTCTTCCTTGTCCTGGGACTGGACTGCGTGAAGTTCCTCCCCGACGAGCCACTCATCAAGCTGCGCATCTGCCTGGTGTCTGGAGTTATGTTGCTCATTGCAG GTCTCCCAGGCATCACCGGCTCGATGTGGTATGCCATTGACGTCTATGTGGAGCGCTCCTCTCTGATCTTCCACAACGTGTTTCTGGGCATCCAGTACAAGTTTGGCTGGTCATGCTGGCTCGGCATGGCGGGGTCACTCGGCTGTTTCTTATCCGGGGCCCTGCTCACCTGCTGCATGTATCTCTTCAGAG AGACCAGCTCTGGAAGACTCCACTCTGCTTACTCCTTGAGGAAAGGCTATTCTTCAGCTGGGACAATCGTAACAAACGTGCATTTGCCATCCTCACAAACAGCTACTGCCAAAATGTATGCAGTGGACACAAGAGTATGA